A window of Agarivorans sp. Alg241-V36 genomic DNA:
GTGATAGATTCGCAAACCTAAATGACTCTGAAGATATATATCGTGTCAATTTGGAGTCTGGGCAGACTTTATTTTTAGAAATCGCAGATTGGGCCGGAATTCAATCCGACAACGATTTCGACTTAGCGTTGATTAAAGTTGATACGGAAGAAGAAGTGATAAGTTCCGTTGGTGACCGCAAAACAGAGCTTATAACGGTTGAAGAAACTGGTAGTTACTATATAAAAGTTTATGCATATTCGGGGGGGACTCAAGTTAGGTCCAATGGTGCTTATACTTTACGCCTCATAGACCAAAACCAGCAGAATTTACCTGAGAGCTCTAATCTAAGTACCCAGCACGAATTTGTGATTGATGAAATAGTTATTCAACATAGTCAGCCACAATTCAGAGCCACCAGTGAATCTGATTACGGGCTATCCCCTATCGTGAACGGTCCAGGTATGAGTCTGTACCGTGTTGAAGAAAGTACTGCTGTAGCATTGGCGGCGAATCTTAATACATCTAAAACGGTAAACTCAAATTCAACAGCAGAGTATAAGGCTAAAAAGCAAACGTTACTCAAAATTAAAGAAATGAAGTATCGCTTAGGTAACGATGTAGTTACGCCAAACTACTTGTATCAAGCCAGTGCGCTTTCTAACGACCCATTTGTAGAACGACAATGGCACTATGAACAAATTGGGTTAAGCGCTGCTTGGCAAGCCATGCAGGGGCAATCGATTAGTGATGTAGTGGTAGCTGTGCTTGATACTGGGATATTCCAAAGTCATCCAGATTTGAATGCCCAGCTGACCAATGACGGCATGGATTTTATTTCTAGCACTGAGATCTCTTTAGATGGCGATGGAATTGACAGCGACCCGGAAGACCCAGGTGATAAAAGTAACCCCAATGGTAGTTCTTCCTGGCATGGAACTCACGTTGCGGGCACTGTTGCTGCTCAAACCAATAACTCAGTGGGTGTCGCGGGTGTAGCACCGGATGCCAAGATTATGAATTTGCGAGTATTAGGTTTTGGTGGTGGTACTACTTTTGATATTAGCCAAGCGGTGCTATACGCTGCTAGTTTAAGTAATTCGTCTGGTAGTTTACCAAATAGAGCCGCAGATATTATTAATATGAGCCTAGGCTCTAGTTTTAATGACTCAGTGTTTAATAGCGCAGTCCAAAGCGCTATTAACCAAGGAATTATTGTTGTTGCTGCTGCCGGTAACGAGAGTACATCAAAACCTACTTACCCTGCCGCTTTTGACAACGTGATTGGTGTCAGTGCTGTAGATGCACGAAAACAACTCACCAGTTACTCTAACTACGGCGACTATATTGATATAGCGGCACCTGGTGGTAATAGCAGCGTCGACTTAAATGGCGATGGTTATGGTGATGGTGTTTACAGCACCTATGTTAACGAAAATGGCAGTAGTTTAAGCGCCAGCTATCAAAATCTAAATGGCACCAGTATGGCTGCGCCTCATGTTGCAGGTGGCGTAGCATTGATGAAGCAGATTAACCCGCAGCTGAATACCGCAAGCTTTTTAGCCTTACTGGCAAACGGCAAGTTAAGTGATGACATTGGTAGCAGTGGTAGAGATTCTTCTTTTGGCTATGGCTTGTTTAACGCTGAAAAAGCAGTGCAAAGCCAGTTAGATGAGATTGACCCAGATCGCAGCTATTTGAGTTTAAACATTAGCCAAATCAGCTTAAGTGCATTGGAAAGTGAAGCAAGTTTTACCATTCAATCAATTGGTCCGAATGCGCTTACCGTTACTCGAGTAGAAGAACAAGCGGCTTGGTTAACAGTAGATTCTAGCGCGACTGATGGTAGCGGTTTAGGGGCCTATACTGTTGAGGTTAATCGCGATGGTTTAAGTGACGGTAACTACAGCGCTGATATTACTATTACTGGTTCAGACAGCTCGCAACATATTGTGGCGGTGTCTATGGTGGTGTCTACTCAACAGGCCAGTGATAACGGACTTGTCTATATATTGCTGTTAGACAGTGAAACCGGTGAACAGAAGTATATCCAGTCATCTTCAATGAGCAATGGCGTATTTAACTTCAACTTCTCTCAAGTTTCGACAGGAAGTTACCATTTGTACGTTACTACCGACCTTGATAACGACGATATTATTTGTGATGAAGGCGAATTGTGTGGAGCCTATCCGGTGCGAAATAACATTACTCCGGTAGAGGTAAGTGCCAACGTAAATGGTTTAAGTTTAAGTGTTGAACCTATTGTCACAGAAGACTTTAGTAACTTGGCTTTACCGCTTAGTTTCTCTAAAAAATAACATTTCTACATTTATCACCGCTAATATCCTAAAATCATTAGGGTATTGGCGGTGTAAATATAACTGCGATTCTTGTCATACAATTTAGATAATTGATAAGCTAGTTGTGAAATTTTGTTTCATAATATGGCTTTAACAAGGCTAACTTGCATAAAGTCAGATCCAGCTCAATTACTTGAAAACTAAAGCTTAGGCTAGTATTGGTTAACAACCTGCAGCAAGGCATAATGAATTTGAAAGCGCTGTCTTGAGCAAGTGTAGAATAAGTAGTTAGGGACCGAATTAAGGGGTATGAATGCTGGAGTTAGGTTGTTTACGTTTATCCCAAGATAAATTAGCGGCATTAATTGAGATTACACCTCAAGAGTCGCACGTAAGTGTAAGCGATGTGAAAGCCTTAATTCTGCGTTCAGACTTTGGCGATTACTTAGTGGATGAAGAAGCCATTGATGACGCGGTTGCCAAGTTTGCTGAATTGCGAGAATCACCAGATCTGATTGAACAATGGGGACAAACTTTTGTTAAGTTAGCCAACATTCGTAATGCCGAAGTGACCATCGATGTTGCCGAAGACAAAATGGTGGCGCGCGCTACCATTACTGCAGCTTATGGTGGTAATCCCATTTCACAAGGGGATTTAGTGAGTGCCATGCAAGAGGCTGGTGTGTTATTTGGTTTGCAAAAGCAACGTGCTTTGGCCCTGTTAACCGCTGCAAAACAAGCCAATCCCGGAGTGAAAATTAAAAAAGTTGTTGCACTTGGTCGTCAATCTGTCGACGGAGAAGACAGCCGCTTCGAGCGTTTTGTTGCAACCCCTAAAGAGCGTTTGCTTAAACCTAAAGAAACCGAAGATGGTCGAGTGGACATGCGCGACTTAGGTAATTTAGAGACAGTTGAGCCAGACGTAGAGCTAATGCGTCGACACCCGCATACTCACGGTCAGGCAGGTAAAAATGTTTGTGGCGAAGAGTTGCCTTTTAAGCAAGGGCACGAAATTCCTTTCACTGTAGGCGAAGGCACAAAAATTGCCGTTGATGATGCAAACTTATTGTTGGCTGATAGAACCGGCTTACCGCTCGAAATAGAAAATGGCATGAAAGTCGACGATGTCTTATCGATTAAGAGTGTCGACGTTAGCTATGGGCACGTTGATTTTGCCGGTAGTGTGCTAATTACCGGCAATGTTGGCGACGGCATGAAAGTAAAAGCTTCTGGTGATGTGCACATTAATGGCTTTGTTGAGTCGGCCAATATTACCGCCGGTGGAGATGTGGTTGTTGGCAAAGGGGTTATTGGCCATCGCTTGATGGAAGGTGACGAAAACTACTCGTGCACCATTAATGCGAAAGGCGAACTACACGCTACTTTTGTTCAGTACTCACATATTGATGCAGGTAAAGATGTCACCATTACCAGCCAATTGCTGCACAGTAAAATAGAATCCGACGGCAAAGTGACTGTAAGTGATGCCAGTGGTCTTCGTGGCACCTTGGTGGGCGGAACCATTGATGCTGGCGGAGAAATTACCGCTGTGGTACTTGGTGCAACTGCAGGTACTGCTACACAAATTACTATTTCGGGTGACTTTGACGATATTCAAGAAGAGCGTCGCAGCTTAAACAACATCAAGCACACCTTGCACGATAAGCTAAGTAAAGTGTTAGATGCTCAGATGAAATTGGGCTCAACCAAGCAAGAAGATCGCGAAGAGGGCATGGCTGACAAGCTTTCAGCAACTTTGCATCATACTCGCCAAGAGTTGGTGCAAATAGACTTTGCCTTGGACTACAACCAGCAGATGGAAGATCAGTTCTTTTCTAATGCAAGGCTTACGGTTAAGAAAGAGCTTCATCCCAATGTTCGCTTAGATATTGTTGGCCACAAGCTGTTTACCAATCGCGAATATGGCCCCACAGAAACTAAATACGAAGGCGGGAAAATTACCTTCACGCCTTTAACACCAGGAAAAAAATAGTTGCTCTTTTTCCTTTTAACGGCTTAAGTAAGGTTAATCCAACAAAAGGGAAATAGCATGAATTGGCAACATCAGCCTAGGCAATCTTTAGGCTTCTTTCCCACTCCTGTTCACTCATTAAGCAACCTGTCTGCGCATCTTGCCGGTCCGAAAATCTATATAAAACGCGATGACTTGAGCGGTCTAGCCTTGGGCGGCAACAAGGTGCGTAAGCTGGAGTATTTGTTGGGGGACGCGCTGCAGCAAAAAGCCGACTGCATCATTACCGCAGGCGCAGCTCAATCTAATCATTGCCGCCAAACGGCGGCTGCCGCGGCTAAGCTTAATTTACCTTGCTATCTGTTGTTGGGTGGCAGCGCACCAGAATTAGCTCAAGGCAATGTGCTGTTAGACAAGTTGTTTGGGGCAAGCATTATTTGGGCGGGTCAGCAGCGTAAAGGCGAAGGCATTGACGAGCTAGCGCAGCAACTCAAGCAGAAAGGTATGCAACCATATGTTGTTCCCTACGGAGGCTCTGACGCCATTGGCTGCTTAGGTTTTACCGCCGCGCTACATGAGTTGCAGCAGCAAATTGAAGGCTTGGATGAAATCGTGTTTGCCTCCAGCTCAGGCGCAACCCACGCTGGCTTAATGTTGGCAAAGGCCGAGCTCGGTTTAGAACTAAGTTTGCGTGGCATAAATATCGACAAGGCAAACCATAAGCAGCAAACCTTTAATCAAAGCATTGTAGACCTAGCCAATAGCGCTGCTAAGCAATTTGCCTTGGATAAGAGTTTTACGGCTGATGAGGTTTGTTTGGATGACAACTACCTCGGTGAAGGATACGGCATCATTGGTGATGCAGAGCGCGAAGCAATTATGCTACTGGCTGAAACCGAAGGCATTTTGTTAGATCCGGTTTATACGGCTAAAGCTATGGCGGGCTTAATTGCTAGAGTGCGTCAAGGTGCTTATAGCTCGGATCAAAAACTGTTGTTTTGGCACACCGGTGGAACACCTGCATTATTTGCTTATGCTAACGATTTGTTATCGTAATTCTGATTAATCTAAATATAGAGATAGGAGAGTAAGTGATGGAATCGGCTATTCATACTTTAAGTGATTTATTCGCCCAACTAGGTTTAGATCCTTCTATTAATGCCATCGCAGAGTTTGTGGCAGAAC
This region includes:
- a CDS encoding S8 family peptidase, whose translation is MKAIVAVLLSTILLACGGGGSGGEDDSARYTVSGVANVLTNTVVDSDVNDPNALYVSNNSYSRAQVIPPIAVVSGYLASHFTGVSGDRFANLNDSEDIYRVNLESGQTLFLEIADWAGIQSDNDFDLALIKVDTEEEVISSVGDRKTELITVEETGSYYIKVYAYSGGTQVRSNGAYTLRLIDQNQQNLPESSNLSTQHEFVIDEIVIQHSQPQFRATSESDYGLSPIVNGPGMSLYRVEESTAVALAANLNTSKTVNSNSTAEYKAKKQTLLKIKEMKYRLGNDVVTPNYLYQASALSNDPFVERQWHYEQIGLSAAWQAMQGQSISDVVVAVLDTGIFQSHPDLNAQLTNDGMDFISSTEISLDGDGIDSDPEDPGDKSNPNGSSSWHGTHVAGTVAAQTNNSVGVAGVAPDAKIMNLRVLGFGGGTTFDISQAVLYAASLSNSSGSLPNRAADIINMSLGSSFNDSVFNSAVQSAINQGIIVVAAAGNESTSKPTYPAAFDNVIGVSAVDARKQLTSYSNYGDYIDIAAPGGNSSVDLNGDGYGDGVYSTYVNENGSSLSASYQNLNGTSMAAPHVAGGVALMKQINPQLNTASFLALLANGKLSDDIGSSGRDSSFGYGLFNAEKAVQSQLDEIDPDRSYLSLNISQISLSALESEASFTIQSIGPNALTVTRVEEQAAWLTVDSSATDGSGLGAYTVEVNRDGLSDGNYSADITITGSDSSQHIVAVSMVVSTQQASDNGLVYILLLDSETGEQKYIQSSSMSNGVFNFNFSQVSTGSYHLYVTTDLDNDDIICDEGELCGAYPVRNNITPVEVSANVNGLSLSVEPIVTEDFSNLALPLSFSKK
- a CDS encoding D-cysteine desulfhydrase family protein, yielding MNWQHQPRQSLGFFPTPVHSLSNLSAHLAGPKIYIKRDDLSGLALGGNKVRKLEYLLGDALQQKADCIITAGAAQSNHCRQTAAAAAKLNLPCYLLLGGSAPELAQGNVLLDKLFGASIIWAGQQRKGEGIDELAQQLKQKGMQPYVVPYGGSDAIGCLGFTAALHELQQQIEGLDEIVFASSSGATHAGLMLAKAELGLELSLRGINIDKANHKQQTFNQSIVDLANSAAKQFALDKSFTADEVCLDDNYLGEGYGIIGDAEREAIMLLAETEGILLDPVYTAKAMAGLIARVRQGAYSSDQKLLFWHTGGTPALFAYANDLLS
- a CDS encoding DUF342 domain-containing protein — protein: MLELGCLRLSQDKLAALIEITPQESHVSVSDVKALILRSDFGDYLVDEEAIDDAVAKFAELRESPDLIEQWGQTFVKLANIRNAEVTIDVAEDKMVARATITAAYGGNPISQGDLVSAMQEAGVLFGLQKQRALALLTAAKQANPGVKIKKVVALGRQSVDGEDSRFERFVATPKERLLKPKETEDGRVDMRDLGNLETVEPDVELMRRHPHTHGQAGKNVCGEELPFKQGHEIPFTVGEGTKIAVDDANLLLADRTGLPLEIENGMKVDDVLSIKSVDVSYGHVDFAGSVLITGNVGDGMKVKASGDVHINGFVESANITAGGDVVVGKGVIGHRLMEGDENYSCTINAKGELHATFVQYSHIDAGKDVTITSQLLHSKIESDGKVTVSDASGLRGTLVGGTIDAGGEITAVVLGATAGTATQITISGDFDDIQEERRSLNNIKHTLHDKLSKVLDAQMKLGSTKQEDREEGMADKLSATLHHTRQELVQIDFALDYNQQMEDQFFSNARLTVKKELHPNVRLDIVGHKLFTNREYGPTETKYEGGKITFTPLTPGKK